AGAGTATGTTTTTTCATGCCTTTTTCACATGTGTGATTTCCTCGAATTGAATGAATCCATTCAGATTTTGctcgcaagaaaaaaaattcctctATGTCTTACCACCGCGTCCATCCATGGTTCCCCTCCACGCCTCTATGGACGCTGATCATCCCCCATTTGCAGGACCGGGTTCAGGATTTTGATAGAGGGTgttcaaaattatttttgaaaatccCTTAGTCATAATTGCAACTTGTTGTGTCTCCAATGGATCGGCCGTTGAGGCATCGCCAACACGCACAATTCGATGTGTGATTAAGATACTTTATTATAAATATGCTCATGATTTTGCCTGGAGATGTGCGCCATCATCCATCATGCATGATTTGCAAGTTAATTAAGATGTTTAATTTAAAGCTGACCATGCTTTGCTAGGATATGTGCCAACATGGATGCTCTGTATGTTAATCAAGATTCTTCTAGTTATTCATAGTTGAAAAGTCAAAATGACCATGCATACGTACTAATCCCCATTAGAGGTCTAACAACATCTAGAGAATAGAACAGCGATGTCATAGTTTATTCAAACATGTTTGCCATCTATTCCCTTTCCCCCTCCACCCTCTTCCATTTTGATTTTTCGCTCTTCTGACTCTCTGCCCAACTCAATTGACAAAATTGGGCTCATTTTAATCGAATGCAAAAATGGGCTGGTAGAAGGCCCGCAAAACGACACGTGTGACCTTTTGACATGGGCACAAAGCTTGGGTGTCCGACCTAGTTGGCCGGAAAGTGCTACATGTCGTTTTCCGGATTTTTCGTCAAGCTAATTTTGAAAGTCGATTTGAAATGAGACCATTTTTGTCAATTGCGCTGGGCAAAGGGCCCCTTGGTGGCCGCTGATTTCCTTTTACCAAATGGTTCAAAAGGGTTCGTTTCCTAAGCCTTCGCACCGAACATCCGGCAATAAGCTTATTCGGTTATTCCTAGTATCACGCACATTTCCTGCGTACTCATCAGGCGCAGCACCACAGTACGCCTAAAACGTAAGGTTATTGGTTGTTTGGTTTAATTAATCACGCAAGGTGGATGGATACACTTCCATATTGATACGAGCATTGACCACTGACTGATTGCTCTGCTACCTTTACCTTTAGCACCACTAccttaaaaaaattaattaatcctGAGGTCAGTGATCAAAGCAAATTATCAGTCAGCAATCGCAATCTCCGCTTGACCAACACTACTTCCCCCAAGACGAGAAAATAAAGGTTGGATAGCATCATAGCAGATCGACGAAGCTGGTGGGGTAGGTAGGTGCACGGCAGCATATTCCCAGCATGTGTAGATGCATCTGGACATGGATCGATCTGGTCAAGTCGCACATGAGGGCTGGCTGCGTCGTAGTATAAAATCAAGCATGCAGTTGCAGGCACACTTTCCTCGCAGCCTCCTTAGTTTAATCAATCGCACTTTCCTGGGCTCACCCTGCTGATTGTAAGGATTAACACTACCACGCCGTCCTGGATCACTACCCTTTGCAGGACAGCAGGAGGCCTGCCGTGCGGTGACCGGAGTTGCTCCAGTTTGTACGTGGTCCGAGCAAAAGTTTCGCTCGAACTCTGCCGCCTGCTTGCGGCGAGAGAAAACCGTCGATCtgcttgattttttatttgtgaCTTCcagttcttttttcctttgcagTGTTTTTAAGTCAACTCGGTTTTCGTTCCATTCGTGTTCGATGATTCTggagcagtttttttttctttcttttttttgttttggtgcGATCAATCTGTCACGTCACAGCGGACAGAGCGGGGGTTAGTAGCATATGTGAATTGCGAAAACTAGTGGGTTGTGACAATTGCCGCACGTGTAATGCATTGTCGACAAAGAATAATCAAATGCCCCGGTTTTAAAACCATTGTGCGAAGCGACCAACAGAAAGGTAAGTAGTGTGGATGTTCGTGTGACCGTGATTTTGTCTCGATGCATGCCACTCTATCagctctttttttattttggctTATTGATTACTGCTACTCCATCagttttataattcttgtcgaaatcttacatgtgtTTAGTGCGAAGCGACCAACAGAAAGGTAAGTAGTGTGGATGTTCGTGTGACCGTGATTTTGTCTCGATGCATGCCACTCTATCagctctttttttattttggctTATTGATTACTGCTACTCCATCagttttataattcttgtcgaaatcttacatgtgtttagattttttttacgaatggttacattcatttttagataaatttgagacaaaaattacaAAACGGACAGCAGTAGTATGTATAGTTATACGGAAATTCCATTCTCCCGCCGTAGTTATATGCTTTCAATCTCGGTCTGCTGGTACTCGTAACTTACAAAACGTGTAGTACCCCGTGTTATTTAGTGCCTAGAAAAACTATCTTTATAGTTAGAGTTTCTTCTTGGTGAGCTAGACAAGCAACAGCGGAGTAAGGGTATTTGcctggaggaaaaaaaaagcggCAGGAGCAGAAAATGATAAACATTTAATTGTGGTCCCAGACGCATTGCGGCATTGCATGCAGCGCGTGGGCATGCCTTGGGGTGTCCCGTTCAGGCTCGTGATCGATCGATTACGGGGACAGACCCGAAATCAGCATGTGCTGTGGTCCTGATTCTGAGTTTCTGACCCCGGTCGGTTAATCAGAGGTAGATCGATCGAGCATCAGGTAACGTCGATCAAGGCGTTCCTTCCTGTTataagaagaagatgatgatgacacCAGCCTCCGTACCGCGTGCACCTTGCACCTTGAAAACGTACGTATTGCTCCGGATTGCAACACAGCACAGAGCAAATGCAAATCGAGCGTGTGCACAGTGCACTCCTGTATACTGTATAGTGCTGTATGTATGTTCGGATGTTCCAGTTAAGTCGGCCAATCGTATATACGTACGTGGAACGATCGGTGTCGACGTGCTCCTATCGTGCCAACGGTCAGGCCACGGCGCGTCCTTTGATTCCCCTGGAAAGGTAAACAGATAGACCGGGTTTTAAGCTTGTTCAAGCCCCATCGCTAGCTGTTCTGCCTGGCTGGTGTGGAGATGCAGCTACAGCGGTTCAACCGTTCAACGGCGCggcagaaagaaaagaacaccACCGTACGTTGACGAGCGTGACACACGGACCCCGGCCCATCTACATCATAGATCCGCACCAACCCGCTCGGCCGATCCAGCGCCGTCGATCGCCCATCTGCATGCTCAGCTGCAACGGGCACGTGTGTCCATGCATGGGACGATCGACATACGTGCCACCAACTAAACCCACACGTTGCTTGACACATGTGGGATTGCGCCACGTCCGTGGAATTTGGGTTCCACGTCGGTTCTTCTGGCTGTGGGGCAATTGTGAGAGAAACGTGGGTGTAGTAGAATGTACTCGTGTGGCTGTGAAACACGCACACCCAAGACGACACGCCGCATGGCAAAGCTCGGCTCCTCTGTAGAAATCAGGCATACGGGGAAttggcatggcatggcaagCGGTGCCCTTCCCATCTCATACACAAGCTAGCCGACAGTGCTACGCCGCATCGAAGCAACAAGAAGCCGTACGTCTAGCACTTTCTCCCTTCTTCAGTTCCAAGCAGAGAGCATCGGACCGAGCACGCACGTAGAGTGCCGCCGCACGTGCTGCGATCCCATACCCGGCGCAGGGCCACGTGACCCCGTTCACGGCCCTCGCCAGCGCCCTCCTCCACGCCCCGGGCGGCATCATCCACGTCACCTTGGTCCACACGGAgcacaaccgccgccgcctcctccgcacCCACGGGCCCGCCGCCCTCTGTTCCTCCCCCAACAACGACGACGGCCGCCTCCGCTTCGAGACGATCCCCGACGGGCTCCCACCCTCCGACTCCCTCGACGCCACGCAGGACATCTGGCGGCTCGCCGAGGCCACGCGCCGCGCATGCCCAGCCCACGACCGGGACCTCCTCCGGAGACTCAACGCACAAGagagcggcggcagcaggccGCCGGTGAGCTGCGTGGTGGCCGACGGCGCCATGGGGTTCGTGGCGCACGTCGCGAAGGAGGTGCGGCTGCCCGCGTACCTCTTCTTCACGCAGAGCGCGTGCGGCCTCCTCGGGTACCTCCACTTCGGCCAGCTCGTCCAGCGAAGCCTCGTGCCCTTCAAAGGACGTGCTCAGACTAGGCGCTGCGATGCTGCAAAATGTTACATCACCCAGCTCAGACTAAAGTTGACGTGCCCAGGATCACGTACAAGGCAAGCTCGGATGATGAGAAGGAGATCTGACAGGAAGGAAGAAGGTGATGCCCCAGGACTGCTGTTCGAGTGAACGACTGATGAAAGTGCTTTGCCTGTAACTATTCAGCAACTGCtgtctttttgttttgctatttcCTGTTTAGATCTGAACTTGGTGTGTGTTCTTGTCAGCCTGTGGCGGCAAGTGTGTTTGAAACTATGTGGGACGTGAACCTTTTGTTCCGTTATCTTTGATCAGGGAACCCGGTCATATAATCgtatggaaaaaaaagtttcgTAGTAATGTAGTATCTCAGGAAACCTTTGAAGTAATTACTTATTCTGCGGGCGTTCGTTTGAAACTATCTCGTGCGCATGGTGCAGACGAGAGCTGCTTCAGCGACGGTTACCTGGACACGGCCGTGGACAGGATTCCGGGAAGCCTCGTCATGCTCGGCACCACGGACCCGGACGACGTCATGCTCGCCGTCAACATCAAGCGGTGCGAGCTCGAcgcgcccggcgccgccggcatcCTCCTCAACACCTTCGCCGACCTCCACGCCATCCGCGCGCGCCTCCCGAACACCTTCGCCCTCGGCCGAAGATCATGACAAGATCCTGCAGCCATTGCTGCCGGAGGGTTCGAGAAGGAGGTGGCACCTGGGAATGGGAGGGGTTTGGTGGTGGGGTGGTGCGAGCAGGAGGCGGTGCTGCGGCACGGCACGACGGGGCTGTTTCTGAGCCACTGCGGGGGGAACTCGACGGTGGAGAGCGTCCGGGCCGGGGTGCCGATGCTGTGCTGGCCATACTTCTCGGAGCAGGTGACCAACTGCCGGTACGCGTGCAGGGAGGACGAGTGGGGCGTCGGTGTCGAGTTGCCGAGCGAGGTGAGGAGAGGGGAGGTGGAGGATGCAGTGAGGGAGATGATGGGGCACGGCGAGAGGGCGGCGAGGGTGAGGCGGAGTGGAAGGAGAAGGCCGCCAGGGCGGTCGCGGATGGCGGATCGTCGCGGTGGGACCTCCAGAGGTTCTTCGACGAGATCGCGCCCGTGCGCGCGGCAAGTGACAAATTCATGTGCGATGCTTAACTGCTTAgtaataaacaaaaaatataataatatgcaaaaaaatataataagcaattaagcataaaaaaaattaaatgaaGTCATCGTGAGCGACGAAGTTTTCCTATTAGACGGCGGATCGAGCGGAGCTCAGGCTGATGATGAAGTTCCGGCGAGATGGTGGGTCAGGTGGAGCTCAGATGTCGTAGAATTTGTAACTAAAATTTGCCGTGACGGTAATGACGGTAAGATACCCAAACACATTTGACATTAGCCTACCATCTTTCATCACCTGTATAGTCAACAATCCAAGCAATATGGCAACAAAATTAGAAGATTATTTCCTAATGTAATAATTATGAACAATGTCACCAAGCTTGCTTCCGGTCTGAATCAGAGGGGCTAACACACTCCTGACAACACCTAACTTCGGAACCTCTTCCCTTTCTTACCCGATGACTGAGCAGAACACACAGTTTTCCAATAACTAATAGCCCTCACAAATGTTCCAATAACTAAAAGCCTCATTTTCttaccctaaaaaaaacagcctCACTTTCCTAAGAGCAAAATACACAAGTATCTACTAATTCTGGACTGGATCAGATTGAGAAAACAAATACTGCACTGGATAAGCTAGCAAAATACACAAGTATCTACTTAATCGTGTAGTATATATGAGTGTAATTTCAAGTTCCAAGAGTGCAGTACATTGATTTCCAGAATAAAGAGCAGATGATTCAATCAGATGATCCATAATTTCATGATTTAACTCTACTAATTTTCTGTTGTACAACTTCAGTCGCCTATAGACTCGCTTCAATCAGAAAGAAGAGCAGATGAATAAATTACAGAAGGAATGCTCCGAAAGTGAAAAGGCACACAACGATGAGGTACCACTGATTGGATGAGGCACCGACGGTGGAGCTACCAGCGATTAAGAGCGCTACTGCCCACGGTGCTGCCCCTAGCACCTTCTGATCACTGGTCACCTCGGGCATGAAAGAGAGCGAGACTGCGACACCCAACACCTGCCGGCCGCCGTACCCACATGGGGGAGGGATTTTAAAGTACCTAGAGCAAACGAAACGCGGTCCTGACATGAGAACatagtaaaaagaaaaatacccTTAGCAAGATGAACCAGAGATTACAAATTTACACTTGCTGGAAAAATTCCGGAGGAGATCATGACATGAGAACATAGTAAATATTGCTTTTGTGGTGCGTTCTCGGAGTACCTTTCTGAGGGTATGAGAGTAGAACATGAGTCTCTTAATGTCAGCTACCTGCACAGCAAGATTATGAGAACAGAAAATAATTGGATGTCTTCAAGTTAACTGTCAAGCATTGGTTCCCAGAGAAAAGCGCTGAAAGGCTACATAAATATAGAGTTGATTCCACTCAGGGAATGCCAATCCAAATTGGCATATAGCTCATAGCAACTCGCACAACGATATAGAAATTTACAGGTAAAGCAAACTACAGGAAACTGCCACTCTTCTACCAAGCCATGAAATTTACTACATTACAGAACTGGCAGACATTCTTGATAGAGAAGTTATCACCTCAACCAGTGGCTTCTTTCCATGAAGTAGCATATCCACACTCCTCTCAGTCTGCACAAGAGAGACACACCATATATTAGCATTCATCGCAggttgagaaaagaaaagtacatttcatttttcttgtaaaCAAAGGTGAGCAGATTACATTCAGGTAATATATCCTGAGTTCTGACAATATTCTTAGTTGGTAAAATAGCAGAGCAACAATAGGAGAAGCAAATAATTTTCAGATAATTCCTCAAGGATGATATATAACAAAAGGTGAGCTTAGAAAAGATAAGAATTATCGCAAATGGCATTACCGCACTATATTAGCAAATTTGGTCCAGCAAAAGATTCCCCTTTAAAAACTAACACCTCCTCATCTATGTGACTTGAAGGTATTGCAGGTGATTAATATAAGACAGACTACAAGGATCGGTACAGATTAGAACGTTTGAAGCAAAACCATGAGTTGAGATAGATGTCAGCAGTATGAAAATGTGATGCCCATGTAGATCCCTATTAATTTTTACCCATTCCACAGAATCCCACTAACACATTCATCGTAAAGATACTAATTAATATTGTTCAATACACTGATGACAGATACACAATTTTTGCCGTGACAAACATCGCCGTCTTGCTTTCTCCTATCCTTTATTCATCCACACATCCGCTCTGCATCCCACTCTTATTTAAACTACGCAAAGGTTTTTTGCACGGCAACAAGGAATCCCCCTCCTACCATGGGAAAGAAAGATATAGTTATTTAGGCAACAAGGCGAAGGAAATCAAAGTATACAGAAAGTTCAATGAaaatgaaagagaaaaaaaatgtaaaatcaTGAAAACATAATTTTCTTGATGGAAATCAAAGTATACAATTGTTCCACAAGCAGTTAGAGTAGTTTCCAGAGATCGCACAACCAAAGCCCCATATATTTTCACTTGCTTGACCTCCTTTTGACCTGGCATTATTTCCACCCCTAATATAAttaccaaaacaaaacaaaactggAAGTTGTCCCCATTATAGTATGCTAAAACTTGACAGGAAAACAAGAGATTTTGCACCTAAGGTTGTGCTAGGGCTGTCATCAACATCAGCATGCAATGGACAATTCGTACCTTCTCAATGGGATGACTTGTGTGCTCTGATAACTTGCCATGAAGATAGTTCTTGATTCGAATAAGTTTGTTTGCTTCGTTTTCTATATCATCAACCTGTTGGGAAACAAAAGTGTAGTAAGCCATTTTAACAAGAAAACAATAACCATAAATTGTAAGCATTTTCAATAGGAAAATATCAGGTAAGCTTATGAGGTAAGCTTATGCTAAGACCCAAACCTGGCGTCCAGCTGCTCCAGCAGGTGACTGAAGTTAAATCCATCATAGAGGCATACCAACACATGAGTATAAAACAACCAAAAATTCCAGAAAGTTGATATTAAAAATAAATCCTGCCAAGTTGAATGCAAGTGGAGATAGTCCTAACAACATATTATCCTAACAACATATTATGATTGTTGATACAATAATGACAATGTTAAAAATAGAGAATCATTTGGCATGTAGAGCAAGAATAGTTCGGTCAGTATTTGAATGTCAAAAGCACAAAAGGTTGAAGCACCTTAAAATCAGAGCAATTCTCTTCCAAAGTTGATTCATCCGTCACTTTTTCTTTCCACGTTTACAAATAGATTCCTAGCATTTTTAAAGAATATATTCCACACTCACATTCATCCTATTCACTTCTGTAAGGCAAGTTACAATTTCAACTCTGGTTAGGATCCATGCTAGTAAATCATGAAAATTCAGCAATGCATGTTCATTGTCTAGGAAGCGGGAGATACCTGAGAAGCCATTCTGGCTAAGATCAACCTCGACGAGCCGCATTGAATTATGCAAGAGCGTCTCAGGCATCATCCCAAAAAGCCCATTACCAGCCACCTTGAAAACTGCCAGTGAGAACCATGAATCGATCCTTGGCAACATCCCACCAATCCCAGTGTTGCTCAAATCAAGAGTCTCCAAGTTCTTGAAAGCCCCCACCATCTCGTTCCGGAAGAAACCGCCACTCAGCCTGTTGTGGCTGAGGTTCATATACTTCACCATGTTCCCGATGCTGGACAAGCTATCCAGCTCCAAATCAACAGACCCGGTGAACTGGTTGTCGCTCAGATCGATGTGCTCGGCGTTGCGGAGTTCAGCGAGCAGATCGCCAGCATTGCCCCAGAAGGAGTTGCTGCGGAGGTCGATGCGGCGCAGGTTCTGGAGCTGCCGGATCCCATCGGTGGGGAAGCCTGAGGTGAAGTTGTTGTAGGAAAGGTTGAGGTGCACGAGGCCGGAAAGGTCGGCGAGGCGGCCGGGGATGGGGCCGTAGAAGCGGTTGCCGGAGAGGTCGAGGTGGCGGAGAGACGACAGGGAGCCGATACCGGGGGGCAAGCGGCCGGAGAAGGCGTTTCCCGCAAGGGAGAGGTTCTGGAGCGAGCGCATGTTGGCGAGCGTGACCAGCTTGAGCTCCCCTGCGAGGCCGAGCCCATCGAGCGCGACGCTGacca
This is a stretch of genomic DNA from Brachypodium distachyon strain Bd21 chromosome 1, Brachypodium_distachyon_v3.0, whole genome shotgun sequence. It encodes these proteins:
- the LOC100839152 gene encoding probable inactive receptor kinase At5g10020 isoform X4; translated protein: MAALLFFVLLAVFGGAAAGDDVSALLEFKKGISDLGKDQVLGSWSPPETTYSGRGGDGCLAAWRGVVCDGGAVVSVALDGLGLAGELKLVTLANMRSLQNLSLAGNAFSGRLPPGIGSLSSLRHLDLSGNRFYGPIPGRLADLSGLVHLNLSYNNFTSGFPTDGIRQLQNLRRIDLRSNSFWGNAGDLLAELRNAEHIDLSDNQFTGSVDLELDSLSSIGNMVKYMNLSHNRLSGGFFRNEMVGAFKNLETLDLSNTGIGGMLPRIDSWFSLAVFKVAGNGLFGMMPETLLHNSMRLVEVDLSQNGFSVTCWSSWTPG
- the LOC100839152 gene encoding probable inactive receptor kinase At5g10020 isoform X5, with the translated sequence MAALLFFVLLAVFGGAAAGDDVSALLEFKKGISDLGKDQVLGSWSPPETTYSGRGGDGCLAAWRGVVCDGGAVVSVALDGLGLAGELKLVTLANMRSLQNLSLAGNAFSGRLPPGIGSLSSLRHLDLSGNRFYGPIPGRLADLSGLVHLNLSYNNFTSGFPTDGIRQLQNLRRIDLRSNSFWGNAGDLLAELRNAEHIDLSDNQFTGSVDLELDSLSSIGNMVKYMNLSHNRLSGGFFRNEMVGAFKNLETLDLSNTGIGGMLPRIDSWFSLAVFKVAGNGLFGMMPETLLHNSMRLVEVDLSQNGFSG
- the LOC100839152 gene encoding probable inactive receptor kinase At5g10020 isoform X2, which produces MAALLFFVLLAVFGGAAAGDDVSALLEFKKGISDLGKDQVLGSWSPPETTYSGRGGDGCLAAWRGVVCDGGAVVSVALDGLGLAGELKLVTLANMRSLQNLSLAGNAFSGRLPPGIGSLSSLRHLDLSGNRFYGPIPGRLADLSGLVHLNLSYNNFTSGFPTDGIRQLQNLRRIDLRSNSFWGNAGDLLAELRNAEHIDLSDNQFTGSVDLELDSLSSIGNMVKYMNLSHNRLSGGFFRNEMVGAFKNLETLDLSNTGIGGMLPRIDSWFSLAVFKVAGNGLFGMMPETLLHNSMRLVEVDLSQNGFSVTCWSSWTPGLGLSISLPHKLT
- the LOC100839152 gene encoding probable inactive receptor kinase At5g10020 isoform X3, whose product is MAALLFFVLLAVFGGAAAGDDVSALLEFKKGISDLGKDQVLGSWSPPETTYSGRGGDGCLAAWRGVVCDGGAVVSVALDGLGLAGELKLVTLANMRSLQNLSLAGNAFSGRLPPGIGSLSSLRHLDLSGNRFYGPIPGRLADLSGLVHLNLSYNNFTSGFPTDGIRQLQNLRRIDLRSNSFWGNAGDLLAELRNAEHIDLSDNQFTGSVDLELDSLSSIGNMVKYMNLSHNRLSGGFFRNEMVGAFKNLETLDLSNTGIGGMLPRIDSWFSLAVFKVAGNGLFGMMPETLLHNSMRLVEVDLSQNGFSEVNRMNVSVEYIL
- the LOC100839152 gene encoding probable inactive receptor kinase At5g10020 isoform X1 — protein: MAALLFFVLLAVFGGAAAGDDVSALLEFKKGISDLGKDQVLGSWSPPETTYSGRGGDGCLAAWRGVVCDGGAVVSVALDGLGLAGELKLVTLANMRSLQNLSLAGNAFSGRLPPGIGSLSSLRHLDLSGNRFYGPIPGRLADLSGLVHLNLSYNNFTSGFPTDGIRQLQNLRRIDLRSNSFWGNAGDLLAELRNAEHIDLSDNQFTGSVDLELDSLSSIGNMVKYMNLSHNRLSGGFFRNEMVGAFKNLETLDLSNTGIGGMLPRIDSWFSLAVFKVAGNGLFGMMPETLLHNSMRLVEVDLSQNGFSGISRFLDNEHALLNFHDLLAWILTRVEIVTCLTEVNRMNVSVEYIL